In Prosthecomicrobium sp. N25, one DNA window encodes the following:
- a CDS encoding methyl-accepting chemotaxis protein — MNLARISIGRQLFMLGGLGIAGLLLMAAVGVVGDLYRAGLDAELATSTENALGASELGSTALLLRRSEKDFLLRAEIKYADKARATLESLAVRTGAMAARVPPEDRAEFTTVAEGLSTYRESFAKIVEARVAMGLTAEDGAQKVLRKAAQDLEAVADEASAHEVSILVLQLRRHEKDFMLRRDSKYVELTRQTAAKLNAAIAAPGVPAGVSSKGATLVAAYLAGFDAYVAAVERAQAAEKKLSAAYAEVEPALDRIVEREVASGQAARAKVDAGRSWSKLVSLLVFATILVGVAVVVRMIWRYQTGTLRELMECINRLAGGDLQAVPPATDARNEFGEIGRALDVFRGSMLAAQAARETEGAEQKRNARRSAAADRFAAQMQSLAGDFANGSEEVSTAARSLADTAEETSRQALAASGAAEEASANVQTVAASTEEMEASIREIALRVTKATDVAALAGREAGQTEAEVRALSDAAQKIGEVVDLIASIAAQTNLLALNATIEAARAGDAGRGFAVVAQEVKQLAAQTARATEEISAKVGDIQQATGRTVGSIGRIVGTVEEIQSISTAISAAIEQQGVATREIAANTQLAAQGTEGVTGSITGVGRAAEITGAAATQLMGLSQTMTSQAGALRHDVEAFLAEMKAA; from the coding sequence ATGAACCTCGCACGAATCAGCATCGGACGACAGCTCTTCATGCTCGGCGGCCTGGGCATCGCCGGCCTGCTCCTGATGGCGGCCGTCGGCGTGGTCGGCGACCTTTACCGGGCCGGCCTCGACGCCGAACTCGCCACCAGCACCGAAAACGCCCTGGGTGCCAGCGAGTTGGGCTCGACCGCTCTCCTCCTGCGGCGGTCCGAGAAGGATTTCCTGCTCCGGGCGGAAATCAAGTACGCCGACAAGGCCAGAGCGACGCTGGAATCTCTAGCGGTCCGGACCGGCGCCATGGCGGCGCGCGTCCCCCCGGAGGACAGGGCCGAGTTCACGACCGTCGCCGAAGGGCTCTCGACCTATCGCGAAAGCTTCGCGAAAATCGTCGAGGCCCGGGTCGCGATGGGCCTGACGGCCGAGGATGGAGCCCAGAAGGTTCTCCGCAAGGCCGCCCAGGACTTGGAAGCGGTCGCGGACGAGGCTTCGGCTCACGAAGTATCGATCCTGGTGCTGCAGCTTCGGCGGCACGAGAAAGACTTCATGCTGCGCCGGGACTCGAAATACGTCGAGCTGACGCGCCAGACCGCGGCCAAGCTGAATGCCGCGATCGCCGCCCCCGGAGTGCCCGCCGGGGTTTCGTCCAAGGGCGCCACGCTGGTCGCCGCCTACCTGGCCGGCTTCGACGCCTATGTGGCGGCCGTGGAGCGTGCGCAGGCGGCCGAGAAGAAGCTGTCGGCGGCCTACGCAGAGGTCGAGCCCGCCCTCGACAGGATCGTCGAGCGGGAGGTCGCGTCGGGGCAGGCTGCGCGGGCGAAGGTCGATGCAGGGCGGTCCTGGAGCAAGCTCGTCAGCCTCCTTGTCTTCGCCACGATTCTGGTCGGAGTCGCCGTCGTGGTGCGGATGATCTGGCGCTACCAGACGGGTACCCTCCGTGAGCTGATGGAATGCATCAACCGCCTCGCGGGAGGCGACCTCCAGGCCGTGCCGCCCGCCACCGACGCCCGCAACGAGTTCGGCGAGATCGGACGGGCGCTCGACGTGTTCAGGGGGTCCATGCTGGCGGCGCAGGCGGCCCGCGAGACCGAGGGGGCCGAGCAGAAGCGGAATGCCCGGCGCTCGGCGGCGGCGGACCGCTTCGCCGCACAGATGCAGAGCCTCGCGGGAGATTTCGCCAACGGGTCCGAGGAGGTGTCCACCGCCGCCCGCAGCCTCGCCGATACGGCGGAGGAGACGTCTCGGCAGGCCCTCGCGGCTTCGGGCGCGGCCGAGGAGGCCTCGGCCAACGTCCAGACCGTGGCGGCGTCGACGGAGGAGATGGAGGCCTCCATCCGCGAGATCGCGCTGCGGGTGACGAAGGCCACCGATGTCGCCGCACTCGCCGGCCGCGAGGCCGGCCAGACCGAAGCGGAGGTCCGTGCCTTGTCGGATGCGGCCCAGAAGATCGGCGAGGTGGTCGACCTGATCGCTTCTATCGCCGCCCAGACCAACCTGCTCGCCCTCAACGCCACGATCGAGGCGGCGCGGGCGGGGGACGCGGGGCGCGGATTCGCCGTGGTGGCGCAGGAAGTCAAGCAGCTCGCCGCCCAGACCGCCCGCGCCACGGAAGAGATCAGCGCCAAGGTCGGAGACATCCAGCAGGCCACGGGCCGAACGGTCGGGTCGATCGGGCGCATCGTCGGCACCGTGGAGGAGATCCAGTCGATCTCGACGGCCATCTCCGCCGCGATCGAGCAGCAGGGCGTGGCGACGCGGGAGATCGCCGCCAACACGCAGCTCGCCGCGCAAGGGACTGAGGGCGTCACCGGGTCCATCACGGGCGTGGGGCGGGCGGCGGAGATCACCGGTGCGGCCGCGACGCAGCTCATGGGCCTGTCGCAGACCATGACGTCGCAGGCCGGCGCGCTCCGGCACGACGTCGAGGCCTTCCTGGCCGAGATGAAAGCCGCCTAA
- the nusB gene encoding transcription antitermination factor NusB encodes MSERQEGRAEARPANKRGAARLAAVQALYQMDIAGSELGDVLAEFEAFRLGKEIDGLEFREADPVWFREVVSGVVRDQREIDPKIHKALAEGWPLKRIDVTLRAVLRAGTWELTARRDVPARVIISEYIDVAKAFFVEDEPRIVNGVLDRLARDIRAGEFG; translated from the coding sequence GTGAGCGAGCGTCAGGAGGGCAGGGCGGAGGCCCGCCCCGCCAACAAGCGCGGCGCGGCCCGCCTCGCCGCCGTCCAGGCGCTCTACCAGATGGACATCGCCGGCTCCGAACTGGGCGACGTGCTCGCCGAGTTCGAGGCGTTCCGGCTCGGCAAGGAGATCGACGGCCTGGAATTCCGCGAGGCCGACCCGGTCTGGTTCCGGGAGGTCGTCTCCGGCGTCGTGCGCGACCAGCGCGAAATCGACCCGAAGATCCACAAGGCCCTGGCGGAGGGCTGGCCCCTGAAGCGCATCGACGTGACGCTGCGCGCCGTCCTGCGCGCCGGCACCTGGGAGCTGACGGCCCGACGCGACGTGCCCGCGCGCGTGATCATCTCCGAGTACATCGACGTGGCGAAGGCCTTCTTCGTCGAGGACGAGCCGCGCATCGTCAACGGCGTCCTCGACCGCCTCGCCCGCGACATCCGCGCCGGCGAATTCGGGTGA
- the ribH gene encoding 6,7-dimethyl-8-ribityllumazine synthase: MSTKSHYADYDAELVRGSNVLIVEARFYDGIQDALLAGAEAALRKAGVEWGTVTVPGALEIPAVISIAAEQARIAGRLYHGFVALGCVIRGETSHYDIVAGESSRALMDLAVRHQLAIGNGILTVENEEQAWERARADRLDKGGGAAAACLAMMAIKRRFGL, encoded by the coding sequence ATGTCCACCAAGTCCCACTATGCCGACTACGATGCCGAACTGGTGCGCGGGTCGAACGTGCTGATCGTCGAGGCGCGCTTCTACGACGGCATCCAGGACGCGCTCCTCGCCGGCGCCGAGGCCGCGCTCCGGAAGGCCGGCGTCGAGTGGGGGACCGTGACCGTGCCGGGTGCGCTGGAGATCCCGGCCGTGATCTCCATCGCCGCCGAACAGGCGCGCATTGCGGGACGCCTCTACCACGGCTTCGTCGCGCTCGGCTGCGTCATCCGGGGCGAGACGTCCCACTACGACATCGTCGCCGGCGAATCCTCTCGGGCCCTGATGGATCTCGCCGTGCGCCACCAGCTCGCCATCGGCAACGGCATCCTGACGGTGGAGAACGAGGAGCAGGCCTGGGAGCGCGCCCGGGCCGACCGGCTCGACAAGGGCGGCGGCGCCGCCGCGGCCTGCCTGGCCATGATGGCCATCAAGCGGAGGTTCGGACTGTGA
- the plsX gene encoding phosphate acyltransferase PlsX, which produces MVKPIIISLDAMGGDAGPRVIIPGADLVLERRPDIRFLIYGDTAVVAPLVESHPRLKAASKLVHTDVVVRMDDKPSQALRAGRWKSSMWKAIEAVKAGEAQACVSAGNTGALMAMARFCLRGLPEIERPAIAAIWPTLRGESIVLDVGATVGADARQLVDYAVMGSAMASAVFEVERPTVGLLNVGVEEVKGNEEVKTAGRLLKEADLPGLDYQGFVEGDDIGRGTVDVVVTEGFAGNIALKTAEGTAKQIAQYLRQAMSRSWLAKIGYVLARGAFDALKEKMDPRKVNGGVFLGLNGIVIKSHGGTDAEGFAAAIELGYDMVVNDLMAKIGQGLASYRRAGVLARTAGAGAGDA; this is translated from the coding sequence ATGGTGAAGCCCATCATCATATCGCTCGACGCCATGGGCGGCGACGCCGGTCCGCGGGTGATCATCCCCGGGGCCGACCTCGTTCTCGAGCGGCGCCCCGACATCCGCTTCCTGATCTACGGTGACACCGCCGTTGTCGCGCCGCTGGTCGAATCCCATCCGCGCCTGAAGGCCGCCTCCAAGCTGGTGCACACCGACGTCGTCGTGCGCATGGACGACAAGCCGAGCCAGGCCCTACGTGCCGGCCGCTGGAAGTCGAGCATGTGGAAGGCGATCGAGGCCGTGAAGGCCGGCGAGGCCCAGGCCTGCGTCTCCGCCGGCAATACCGGTGCCCTCATGGCCATGGCGCGCTTCTGCCTCCGCGGCCTCCCCGAGATCGAGCGCCCCGCCATCGCCGCCATCTGGCCGACGCTCAGGGGCGAGTCGATCGTGCTCGACGTGGGCGCGACCGTGGGCGCGGACGCCCGCCAGCTCGTCGACTACGCCGTCATGGGCAGCGCCATGGCGAGCGCCGTCTTCGAGGTGGAGCGCCCGACCGTCGGCCTCCTCAATGTCGGCGTAGAGGAGGTCAAGGGCAACGAGGAGGTCAAGACCGCCGGCCGGCTCCTGAAGGAGGCCGACCTGCCCGGGCTCGACTACCAGGGCTTCGTCGAGGGCGACGACATCGGCCGGGGCACCGTCGACGTGGTCGTCACCGAGGGCTTCGCCGGCAACATCGCGCTGAAGACCGCCGAGGGGACCGCCAAGCAGATCGCCCAGTACCTGCGCCAGGCGATGTCCCGGTCCTGGCTCGCCAAGATCGGCTACGTCCTCGCCCGCGGCGCCTTCGATGCCCTGAAGGAGAAGATGGATCCGCGCAAGGTGAACGGCGGCGTCTTCCTCGGCCTCAACGGCATCGTCATCAAGAGCCACGGCGGCACGGACGCAGAGGGCTTCGCAGCCGCCATCGAACTCGGCTACGACATGGTGGTCAACGACCTGATGGCGAAGATCGGACAGGGTCTCGCCTCGTATCGCCGCGCCGGGGTGCTCGCCCGCACCGCCGGAGCGGGAGCAGGGGACGCGTGA
- a CDS encoding outer membrane protein assembly factor BamE → MQSQGPKDARRCTAAGLARRVAIACTAAFPLLLTACAEETFHGYVVSEQAVSQVQTGSSREQVLLVLGSPSTTATVGGEAFYYISQKTSRPVAFMEPTVKDQRVLAVYFDDKSRVREVANYGLQDGKVFDFISRRTKTAGQDYGFLSQLLRAGPALGMGQ, encoded by the coding sequence ATGCAGTCTCAGGGACCGAAGGACGCGCGCCGCTGCACCGCCGCGGGTCTGGCCCGCCGGGTGGCGATCGCGTGCACGGCCGCCTTCCCACTCCTCCTGACGGCCTGCGCGGAGGAAACGTTCCACGGCTATGTGGTGTCGGAGCAGGCGGTCAGCCAGGTCCAGACCGGATCGAGCCGCGAACAGGTGCTGCTGGTGCTCGGTTCGCCCTCGACCACGGCGACGGTCGGCGGCGAGGCCTTCTACTACATCTCGCAGAAGACCTCCCGGCCGGTCGCCTTCATGGAGCCAACGGTCAAGGACCAGCGGGTGCTGGCGGTCTACTTCGACGACAAGAGCCGCGTGCGCGAGGTCGCCAACTACGGCCTGCAGGACGGCAAGGTGTTCGACTTCATCTCCCGGCGCACCAAGACGGCCGGCCAGGACTACGGCTTCCTGAGCCAGCTCCTGCGCGCCGGCCCGGCCCTGGGGATGGGGCAGTAG
- a CDS encoding MFS transporter yields MNASDSHVDDRLARRNALVLAVAQAIGGSAAPIVIGTGGLAGDYLLGLAGLPRSYATVPVTMFVLGTAAASIPANLLMKRIGRRAGFMLGAFASGLGSLLACWALVVGSFPVFVLATGLAGAAAAFVQAYRYAAADTASDDFRPRAISWVMAGGVMAGVVGPQTVIWTKDLFSPILFAGAFLGAAMLQVVNLAVLAFVRIPQLPAAVAARAGRPLGEIMRSRTFVVAALCGVASYAMMSLVMTATPLAMVACGLSQTEAALGIQWHVIAMFGPSFFTGTLLTRFGKPAVVAAGMALLAAAGVTALSGLSVAHFWTALVLLGVGWNFGFVGATAMVTDSYRPEERAKVQAANEFLIFATVALASFSSGKLLTLAGWDTINMMIFPVVALCVALLAWFVTAGVRPRAAV; encoded by the coding sequence ATGAACGCCAGCGACTCGCACGTCGACGACCGGCTCGCCCGGCGCAACGCCCTCGTCCTGGCGGTCGCGCAGGCGATCGGCGGGTCGGCCGCGCCGATCGTCATCGGCACCGGCGGCCTCGCCGGCGACTACCTGCTCGGCCTCGCCGGCCTGCCGCGGTCCTACGCGACCGTCCCGGTGACCATGTTCGTGCTCGGCACCGCCGCCGCGTCGATCCCCGCCAACCTCCTGATGAAGCGGATCGGCCGGCGCGCCGGCTTCATGCTCGGCGCCTTCGCGTCCGGGCTCGGCTCGCTCCTCGCCTGCTGGGCGCTGGTCGTCGGCAGCTTCCCCGTCTTCGTCCTCGCCACCGGGCTCGCGGGCGCCGCGGCCGCCTTCGTGCAGGCCTACCGCTATGCCGCCGCCGACACGGCGAGTGACGACTTCCGGCCACGCGCCATCTCGTGGGTGATGGCGGGCGGCGTCATGGCCGGCGTGGTCGGCCCCCAGACGGTGATCTGGACCAAGGACCTCTTCTCCCCGATCCTCTTCGCCGGCGCCTTCCTGGGCGCGGCCATGCTGCAGGTCGTCAACCTCGCGGTTCTCGCCTTCGTGCGCATCCCGCAACTCCCCGCCGCGGTTGCCGCCCGCGCGGGCCGGCCGCTCGGCGAGATCATGCGCAGCCGCACCTTCGTCGTTGCAGCGCTCTGCGGCGTCGCCTCCTACGCCATGATGAGCCTCGTCATGACCGCGACGCCGCTCGCCATGGTGGCCTGCGGCCTGTCGCAGACCGAGGCGGCGCTCGGCATCCAGTGGCACGTCATCGCCATGTTCGGCCCGAGCTTCTTCACCGGTACGCTGCTGACCCGCTTCGGCAAGCCCGCCGTGGTGGCGGCCGGCATGGCGCTCCTGGCCGCCGCCGGCGTCACCGCTCTCTCGGGCCTCTCGGTCGCCCACTTCTGGACGGCCCTCGTCCTCCTCGGCGTCGGCTGGAACTTCGGCTTCGTCGGCGCGACCGCCATGGTGACGGACAGCTACCGCCCCGAGGAGCGCGCCAAGGTGCAGGCCGCCAACGAGTTCCTGATTTTCGCCACGGTCGCGCTCGCCTCCTTCTCCTCGGGCAAGCTCCTGACGCTGGCCGGGTGGGACACGATCAACATGATGATCTTCCCCGTCGTGGCTCTCTGCGTCGCCCTGCTGGCCTGGTTCGTGACGGCCGGCGTCCGGCCGCGCGCGGCCGTCTGA
- a CDS encoding ubiquinol-cytochrome C chaperone family protein yields MLFGWFRSRIADSSYAVYGSIVAQARQPAFYLDYAVPDTVEGRFEMILVHIALLFDRLKDEDAPIRAGAQEVLDLFFADMDRSLREMGVGDLSMKKKMTKLGQAYNGRALAYGRAAGEGAPALAAAFLKNVWAGRSGPAEAAGAARLARYALATAASLKASPPRTLLDAAIPWPDPADVRPEGAEP; encoded by the coding sequence ATGCTGTTCGGATGGTTCCGATCCCGAATCGCCGATTCGAGCTATGCCGTCTATGGCTCGATCGTGGCACAGGCACGGCAGCCGGCCTTCTACCTGGACTATGCCGTGCCCGATACCGTCGAGGGCCGCTTCGAGATGATCCTGGTCCACATCGCGCTGCTCTTCGACCGGCTGAAGGACGAGGACGCGCCGATCCGCGCCGGCGCCCAGGAGGTGCTCGACCTCTTCTTCGCCGACATGGACCGGTCGCTACGCGAGATGGGCGTCGGCGACCTCTCGATGAAGAAGAAGATGACGAAGCTCGGCCAGGCCTACAACGGCCGCGCGCTCGCCTACGGCCGCGCCGCCGGGGAGGGGGCTCCGGCCCTCGCCGCGGCCTTCCTGAAGAACGTGTGGGCCGGCCGGTCCGGCCCCGCAGAGGCGGCCGGTGCCGCGCGCCTGGCCCGCTATGCCCTCGCGACCGCCGCCAGCCTGAAGGCGAGTCCGCCCCGCACCCTGCTCGACGCCGCCATCCCCTGGCCGGACCCCGCCGATGTCCGCCCCGAAGGAGCCGAACCATGA
- the thiL gene encoding thiamine-phosphate kinase — translation MSARPSEDGLIARWFAPLATDPGSFRLGDDCASLSPPPGHDLVLKTDAVAAGIHFFPEDPWDAVARKALRVNLSDLAAKGARPLGYLLSLALPADWRPDQMDALSAGLAADQALYGVALWGGDTIRSPAGLVLSVTAIGAVPQGRMVRRGGARPGDRIYVSGTIGDAALGLMLRREPGLAAAWGLAEHERDHLLARYLLPEPRLPLAPAILAHAAGSMDLSDGLAIDLGRMARVSGVSAEVRLAQVPLSPAARTALRADPALAATLISGGDDYEILAAVGEAFAPDFEAAARRAGVPVAMIGTIRPDPGTPVFLQPDGTRLALPNAGFEHF, via the coding sequence ATGAGCGCGCGCCCGTCCGAAGACGGCCTGATCGCCCGCTGGTTCGCGCCGCTCGCGACCGATCCCGGCAGCTTCCGTCTCGGTGACGATTGCGCGAGCCTGTCCCCGCCGCCCGGCCACGACCTGGTGCTGAAGACCGACGCCGTGGCGGCCGGGATCCACTTCTTCCCCGAGGATCCCTGGGACGCCGTCGCCCGCAAGGCCCTGCGGGTGAACCTCTCGGACCTCGCCGCCAAGGGCGCGCGCCCGCTCGGCTATCTCCTGTCCCTGGCGCTGCCGGCCGACTGGCGGCCCGACCAGATGGACGCCCTCTCGGCCGGGCTCGCCGCCGACCAGGCCCTCTACGGCGTCGCCCTCTGGGGCGGTGACACCATCCGCTCCCCCGCCGGCCTCGTGCTCTCCGTCACCGCCATCGGCGCCGTGCCGCAGGGCCGCATGGTCCGCCGCGGCGGCGCCCGTCCGGGCGACCGCATCTACGTCTCCGGCACCATCGGCGACGCTGCGCTCGGCCTGATGTTGCGGCGCGAGCCCGGGCTGGCCGCAGCCTGGGGCCTTGCGGAGCACGAGCGCGACCATCTGCTCGCCCGCTACCTCCTCCCGGAGCCGCGCCTGCCCCTCGCCCCCGCGATCCTCGCCCACGCCGCCGGGTCGATGGACCTGTCGGACGGCCTCGCCATCGACCTCGGCCGCATGGCCCGCGTCTCCGGGGTCTCGGCTGAGGTCCGGCTCGCCCAGGTGCCCCTTTCCCCGGCCGCCCGGACCGCCCTGCGCGCCGACCCGGCGCTCGCCGCCACCCTGATCTCCGGCGGCGACGACTACGAGATCCTGGCTGCGGTAGGGGAAGCGTTCGCGCCCGATTTCGAAGCCGCTGCGCGACGCGCCGGCGTGCCCGTCGCCATGATCGGCACGATCCGGCCCGACCCGGGCACCCCCGTCTTCCTGCAACCGGACGGCACGCGCCTCGCCCTGCCCAACGCCGGCTTCGAGCACTTCTGA
- a CDS encoding sodium-translocating pyrophosphatase produces the protein MSIFIVIVCGLLSIAYGVWAIKSVMAADAGSARMQEIAGYIAEGAQAYLKRQYTTIGIVGVVIFVLVGVLLGWLVAVGFLIGAVLSGVAGFIGMNVSVRANVRTAQAATQSLAGGLDIAFKAGAVTGLLVAGLALLGVSVYYAILTGAMGISPTSRTVVDSLVALGFGASLISIFARLGGGIFTKGADVGGDLVGKVEAGIPEDDPRNPATIADNVGDNVGDCAGMAADLFETYAVTVVATMVLAAIFFGGQAIVGSAMLYPLMICGVCIVTSIAGTFFVKLGANNSIMGALYKGLWVTSILSVVGLALATSLTVGWGPIGNPIGGVQIVGTNLFFCGILGLVVTGLIVWITEYYTGTDFRPVKSIAQASVSGHGTNVIQGLAVSLEATALPTLVIVVGIVATFQLAGLFGTAIAVTTMLGLAGMIVALDAFGPVTDNAGGIAEMAGLPKEVRHTTDALDAVGNTTKAVTKGYAIGSAGLGALVLFAAYNYDLQYFIAEANKAGSTTFQYFKGVTPDFSLSNPYVVVGLLFGGLIPYLFGGIAMTAVGRAAGAVVEEVRRQFKEKPGIMAGTDKPDYGRAVDMLTRAAIKEMIIPSLLPVLAPIVTYFLVYAIAGKSQAFSAVGAMLLGVIVTGLFVAISMTSGGGAWDNAKKSFEDGFIDKDGVKHLKGSDAHKASVTGDTVGDPYKDTAGPAVNPAIKITNIVALLLLAILAH, from the coding sequence ATGTCCATCTTCATCGTCATCGTCTGCGGACTTTTGTCCATCGCCTACGGCGTATGGGCCATCAAATCGGTGATGGCCGCGGACGCGGGTTCGGCCCGCATGCAGGAAATCGCCGGCTACATCGCCGAGGGCGCGCAGGCCTACCTGAAGCGCCAGTACACCACCATCGGCATCGTGGGCGTGGTCATCTTCGTGCTCGTCGGCGTGCTGCTCGGCTGGCTGGTCGCCGTCGGCTTCCTGATCGGCGCGGTCCTGTCGGGCGTGGCGGGCTTCATCGGCATGAACGTCTCCGTCCGGGCCAACGTCCGCACCGCCCAGGCCGCGACCCAGTCACTCGCCGGCGGTCTCGACATCGCCTTCAAGGCCGGCGCCGTCACGGGCCTCCTCGTCGCCGGCCTCGCGCTCCTCGGCGTCTCGGTCTACTACGCGATCCTGACCGGCGCGATGGGCATCTCCCCGACCAGCCGCACGGTGGTCGACAGCCTCGTCGCCCTCGGCTTCGGCGCTTCGCTGATCTCCATCTTCGCCCGTCTCGGCGGCGGCATCTTCACCAAGGGCGCCGACGTCGGCGGCGACCTCGTCGGCAAGGTCGAGGCCGGCATCCCCGAGGACGATCCGCGCAACCCGGCCACCATCGCCGACAACGTCGGCGACAACGTCGGCGACTGCGCCGGCATGGCGGCCGACCTGTTCGAGACCTACGCGGTGACGGTCGTCGCCACCATGGTGCTCGCGGCCATCTTCTTCGGCGGCCAGGCCATCGTCGGCTCCGCGATGCTCTACCCGCTGATGATCTGCGGCGTCTGCATCGTCACCTCGATCGCCGGCACCTTCTTCGTGAAGCTCGGCGCCAACAACTCCATCATGGGCGCCCTCTATAAGGGCCTCTGGGTCACCTCGATCCTCTCCGTCGTCGGCCTCGCGCTCGCCACCTCGCTGACGGTCGGCTGGGGCCCGATCGGCAACCCCATCGGCGGCGTCCAGATCGTCGGCACCAACCTCTTCTTCTGCGGCATCCTCGGCCTCGTGGTGACCGGCCTGATCGTCTGGATCACCGAGTACTACACGGGCACGGACTTCCGCCCGGTGAAGTCGATCGCCCAGGCCTCCGTCTCCGGCCACGGCACGAACGTCATCCAGGGCCTCGCCGTCTCCCTCGAGGCGACCGCGCTCCCGACCCTGGTCATCGTCGTCGGCATCGTGGCGACCTTCCAGCTCGCCGGCCTTTTCGGCACCGCCATCGCGGTCACCACCATGCTCGGCCTCGCCGGCATGATCGTGGCGCTCGACGCCTTCGGCCCGGTCACCGACAACGCCGGCGGCATCGCCGAGATGGCGGGCCTGCCCAAGGAGGTCCGCCACACCACCGACGCCCTCGACGCCGTCGGCAACACCACGAAGGCCGTCACCAAGGGCTATGCGATCGGCTCCGCCGGCCTCGGCGCCCTGGTGCTCTTCGCCGCCTACAACTACGACCTCCAGTACTTCATCGCGGAGGCCAACAAGGCCGGGTCCACCACGTTCCAGTACTTCAAGGGCGTGACCCCGGACTTCTCCCTGTCGAACCCATACGTGGTCGTCGGCCTGCTCTTCGGCGGCCTGATCCCCTACCTCTTCGGCGGCATCGCCATGACGGCCGTCGGCCGTGCGGCGGGCGCGGTCGTCGAGGAGGTGCGCCGGCAGTTCAAGGAGAAGCCGGGCATCATGGCCGGCACCGACAAGCCGGATTACGGCCGCGCGGTCGACATGCTGACCCGCGCCGCCATCAAGGAGATGATCATCCCCTCGCTCCTGCCCGTCCTCGCCCCGATCGTGACCTACTTCTTGGTCTACGCCATCGCGGGCAAGAGCCAGGCCTTCTCGGCGGTGGGCGCGATGCTCCTCGGCGTGATCGTCACCGGCCTCTTCGTCGCCATCTCGATGACCTCGGGCGGCGGCGCCTGGGATAACGCCAAGAAGTCCTTCGAGGACGGCTTCATCGACAAGGATGGCGTCAAGCACCTCAAGGGCTCCGACGCGCACAAGGCCTCGGTCACCGGCGACACCGTCGGCGACCCCTACAAGGACACGGCCGGCCCGGCCGTGAACCCCGCCATCAAGATCACCAACATCGTGGCGCTCCTGCTCCTGGCGATCCTCGCTCACTGA
- a CDS encoding riboflavin synthase translates to MFTGIVTDLGEVLSVAPRESGLRLRIATAYDPDRIDLGASIACAGICLTVVERGRTGNRGWFDAEASTETIALTTLGTWTAGTRLNLERSLTLGQEMGGHLVTGHVDGTAELLERADEGGMAVLTFRAPAALARFIARKGSVALDGTSLTVNRVEHDRFSVMLIPHTLAVTTWGGRAPGDRVNLEVDLMARYAARLAEAEHAARTG, encoded by the coding sequence ATGTTCACCGGCATCGTCACCGACCTCGGCGAGGTCCTCTCGGTCGCCCCCCGGGAGAGCGGCCTTCGGCTCCGCATCGCCACCGCCTACGACCCCGACCGCATCGACCTCGGCGCCTCCATCGCCTGCGCAGGGATCTGCCTCACCGTCGTGGAGCGAGGCCGGACCGGCAACCGCGGCTGGTTCGACGCGGAGGCCTCGACCGAGACGATCGCGCTGACCACCCTCGGCACCTGGACGGCCGGCACGCGCCTTAACCTCGAGCGCTCGCTGACCCTCGGCCAGGAGATGGGCGGCCACCTCGTCACCGGCCACGTCGACGGCACGGCGGAGCTCCTGGAGCGCGCCGACGAGGGCGGCATGGCGGTCCTGACCTTCCGGGCCCCCGCCGCGCTCGCGCGCTTCATCGCCCGCAAGGGCTCGGTCGCGCTCGACGGCACGTCCCTTACCGTCAACCGGGTCGAGCACGACCGCTTTTCGGTCATGCTCATCCCCCATACCCTGGCGGTCACCACCTGGGGCGGGCGGGCGCCGGGCGACCGGGTGAACCTGGAGGTCGACCTCATGGCCCGCTACGCCGCCCGCCTCGCCGAAGCCGAGCACGCCGCCCGCACCGGCTGA
- a CDS encoding YceD family protein, translating into MTAHPSPAPILSRPLAISDVSPDGTTVRVVATEAERRALARDIDIPSIESLEAELTVRPWARTGFRMTGRVRASVTQTCVVTLEPVAQVVDEPVDVKFVPPSEAAKYAAARDEDGEVVLDAEAEDPPDVFEGGTLDPGAVAEEYMVLGLDPYPRKPGVAFEPVAESRGGAEAPASPFAALAKLKRD; encoded by the coding sequence ATGACCGCCCATCCGAGTCCCGCGCCCATCCTGAGCCGGCCGCTCGCCATTTCGGACGTCTCGCCCGACGGCACCACGGTGCGCGTGGTGGCGACCGAGGCCGAGCGCCGGGCGCTCGCCCGCGACATCGACATCCCCTCGATCGAGAGCCTGGAGGCGGAGCTGACCGTCCGGCCCTGGGCACGCACCGGCTTCCGCATGACCGGCCGGGTTCGGGCTTCCGTGACGCAGACCTGCGTGGTGACCCTCGAGCCGGTCGCGCAAGTCGTCGACGAGCCGGTCGACGTCAAGTTCGTCCCGCCCTCCGAGGCCGCCAAGTATGCGGCCGCCCGCGACGAGGACGGCGAGGTGGTCCTCGATGCCGAGGCGGAGGACCCGCCCGACGTCTTCGAGGGCGGCACCCTCGATCCGGGCGCCGTCGCGGAGGAGTACATGGTGCTCGGCCTCGACCCCTATCCGCGCAAGCCGGGCGTCGCCTTCGAGCCGGTCGCGGAGAGCCGCGGCGGCGCCGAGGCGCCCGCGTCCCCCTTCGCGGCCCTGGCCAAGCTGAAGCGCGACTGA